One Flavobacterium sp. 90 DNA segment encodes these proteins:
- a CDS encoding DUF6814 family protein — MNTIKQALGVLWVILAVAAAYFCVFEFGLPKLLSDQQDDLVFGIIILFILTPLIVLGLGTFGYFAVIGEYNHKKR, encoded by the coding sequence ATGAATACAATCAAACAGGCTTTAGGCGTTTTATGGGTTATTTTAGCAGTTGCCGCTGCTTACTTTTGCGTGTTTGAATTTGGCTTACCTAAATTATTATCAGATCAACAAGATGATTTAGTATTTGGTATCATTATTCTTTTTATTCTTACTCCGTTAATTGTTTTAGGATTAGGAACATTTGGTTATTTTGCTGTAATTGGCGAGTACAATCACAAAAAGAGATAA
- a CDS encoding alpha-amylase family glycosyl hydrolase, which translates to MKKTLLLFFLLLSAITFAQQQTVTYSVSPSTFEETTAITITINGSSVNESSWGVTDHSLYMWAWAFDTNDTTQKGTPDNGGWDASSDGSKFTYNSASDTYTKTITPTTYYNITGIGKIGFLVKAKNGTGDKKSQDILVEVGSFQVTLTAPVENSTTIIASGASFNIAATNTNGVASYSLKANGTVINTNASTASYSYNATNITTNQSYELIATQGTTSISKKFSVVVNPNTVSENMPAGLVDGINYNASDVTKATLVLDAPLKDFVYVAGSFNNWQPSSAYAMKKDPTSGKFWLELTGLVSGVNNTYQYWVVESTPIANSPSLVKTADPYSTLVLSPFDDPGIPSASYPNIPTYPAGQNFEVTVLKTGQTPYNWKVTNFTKPAKEKLVVYEVLVRDFDANKNYQSLIDRIDYFKNLKINAIELMPVMEFEGNESWGYNTSFHMALDKFYGTSDKLKEFIDLCHENGIAVILDVALNHAFGRNPMVRMWMNDPDGDGFGSPTAENPYFNTVAKHTFSVGEDFNHQSLKTQNYVDRVIKQWIEEYKIDGFRWDLTKGFTQACTASDQACTNAYQQDRVDILKKYADYSWSLDPTHYTIFEHLGTDAEEKEWANYRVTETPGKGVMMWGKMTNQYNQLSMGYATDSDISRMASASRGFTANRLMGYAESHDEERLMYKNVQYGASSGSYNVKTLNTALSRMSAIGAVSLLVPGPKMIWHFGELGWDSSIFTCNNNTVNTDTDAAAGDCKLDTKPQPQWVNNWLGNANRSKIYNDWAKMINLKITEPVFLGTPTISSPNSLSINIKIKNDNLTSAQLKDVVILANFDLTAKNVATGFPYAGTWVNLMDNTTITVTDVNATISLPAGEYRIYGNKQANLAIENFEKGNVVSLYPNPVANYFTLDIVTTKVQVYAISGQLVKSFKTNGNLDSQFGVSDLKTGIYIVKAFDENGNVRVAKFIKK; encoded by the coding sequence ATGAAAAAAACTTTACTTTTATTTTTCCTTTTGTTATCAGCAATTACATTTGCACAGCAACAAACGGTTACTTACAGTGTAAGTCCATCAACTTTTGAAGAGACTACTGCGATTACCATTACAATTAATGGAAGCAGTGTTAATGAAAGTTCCTGGGGAGTTACGGATCATTCCCTTTATATGTGGGCTTGGGCTTTTGATACCAATGATACTACCCAAAAAGGGACTCCGGATAATGGTGGTTGGGATGCATCCAGCGATGGAAGTAAATTTACATACAATTCTGCTTCGGATACTTATACTAAAACAATTACACCAACAACTTATTATAATATAACAGGAATTGGTAAAATTGGATTTTTAGTTAAAGCAAAAAATGGAACCGGCGATAAAAAATCACAAGATATTCTGGTTGAAGTAGGATCATTTCAGGTAACATTAACGGCTCCGGTTGAAAATAGTACTACAATTATAGCTTCGGGAGCAAGTTTTAATATTGCAGCAACAAACACAAACGGAGTTGCAAGTTATTCCTTGAAAGCTAACGGAACTGTAATCAATACAAACGCGAGTACAGCAAGTTATTCTTATAATGCGACTAATATTACAACTAATCAAAGTTATGAGTTAATTGCAACTCAGGGAACAACTTCAATTTCTAAAAAGTTTTCGGTTGTTGTAAATCCAAATACGGTTTCAGAAAATATGCCTGCGGGTTTAGTTGACGGAATTAACTATAATGCTTCTGATGTTACAAAAGCAACTTTAGTTTTGGATGCGCCATTAAAAGACTTTGTTTACGTTGCAGGAAGTTTTAATAACTGGCAGCCTTCATCGGCGTATGCCATGAAAAAAGATCCAACTTCGGGGAAATTCTGGTTAGAATTAACGGGTCTAGTTTCGGGTGTAAATAATACGTATCAATATTGGGTAGTTGAATCTACTCCAATTGCAAATTCACCTTCATTGGTAAAAACTGCAGATCCATATTCAACATTGGTTTTATCGCCTTTTGACGATCCTGGGATTCCTTCAGCTTCATATCCAAATATACCGACTTATCCGGCAGGACAAAATTTTGAAGTTACGGTTTTGAAAACAGGACAAACGCCATACAATTGGAAAGTGACAAATTTTACAAAACCGGCTAAAGAAAAATTAGTAGTTTATGAAGTTTTGGTTCGTGATTTTGATGCCAATAAAAATTATCAAAGTTTGATTGACAGAATCGATTATTTTAAAAATCTTAAAATAAATGCAATCGAATTAATGCCTGTAATGGAGTTTGAAGGCAATGAAAGCTGGGGTTATAATACTTCGTTTCATATGGCTTTGGATAAATTTTACGGAACTTCAGATAAGTTAAAGGAGTTTATCGATTTATGCCATGAAAATGGAATTGCTGTAATTCTTGACGTTGCTTTAAATCACGCCTTTGGACGTAATCCTATGGTTAGAATGTGGATGAATGATCCTGATGGAGATGGTTTTGGTTCGCCAACAGCTGAGAATCCTTATTTTAATACTGTTGCAAAACATACTTTTAGCGTTGGAGAAGATTTTAATCACCAATCGCTAAAAACACAAAATTATGTAGATCGCGTGATCAAACAATGGATTGAAGAGTATAAAATTGATGGTTTCCGTTGGGATTTAACAAAAGGATTTACACAAGCTTGTACAGCATCAGATCAAGCTTGTACAAATGCATATCAACAAGACAGAGTTGATATATTAAAGAAATATGCTGATTATTCCTGGAGCCTTGATCCTACACATTATACTATTTTTGAACACTTAGGAACTGATGCAGAAGAGAAAGAATGGGCAAATTACAGAGTTACAGAAACGCCTGGTAAAGGAGTAATGATGTGGGGGAAAATGACAAATCAATACAATCAATTGTCAATGGGATACGCAACTGATAGCGATATTTCAAGAATGGCAAGTGCTAGCCGTGGTTTTACCGCAAACAGATTAATGGGTTATGCAGAAAGTCATGATGAAGAACGTTTGATGTACAAAAATGTTCAATATGGAGCTTCAAGCGGAAGTTATAATGTGAAAACTTTAAATACCGCTTTGTCAAGAATGTCTGCAATTGGTGCGGTTTCATTATTAGTTCCCGGTCCAAAAATGATTTGGCATTTTGGAGAACTAGGTTGGGACAGTTCTATTTTTACTTGTAACAATAACACTGTAAATACAGATACAGATGCTGCTGCCGGAGATTGTAAATTAGATACAAAACCACAACCTCAATGGGTTAATAATTGGTTAGGAAATGCTAATAGAAGCAAGATTTATAATGATTGGGCTAAAATGATTAATCTTAAAATTACAGAACCTGTATTTTTAGGAACTCCAACTATTTCGAGTCCAAATTCATTAAGTATTAATATAAAAATTAAGAATGATAATCTGACTTCGGCGCAATTAAAAGACGTTGTGATTCTGGCTAATTTTGATCTAACGGCAAAAAATGTTGCAACAGGTTTTCCATATGCAGGAACTTGGGTTAACTTAATGGATAATACAACGATTACGGTTACAGATGTAAACGCAACGATAAGTTTACCAGCTGGTGAATACAGAATTTATGGTAACAAACAGGCGAATTTAGCGATCGAAAATTTCGAAAAAGGAAACGTAGTTAGTTTGTATCCAAATCCGGTTGCAAATTATTTCACTTTAGATATTGTAACAACCAAAGTTCAGGTTTATGCAATCTCAGGTCAATTAGTAAAAAGTTTTAAAACAAACGGGAATTTAGATTCTCAGTTTGGTGTAAGCGATTTAAAAACGGGAATATATATTGTAAAAGCTTTTGACGAGAACGGTAATGTTCGAGTAGCGAAGTTTATTAAAAAGTAA
- a CDS encoding HlyD family efflux transporter periplasmic adaptor subunit: protein MASKNVLDDIELRSESVQEVLSNPPAWIVRYGISIIFALIIAFVIGCWFVKYPDVIAAKAVITSNYPPERLESKVNSRIVKLCIPNSSKVKKGTVVAILESTANFEDVLKLDKIVASIPSDYQTFYFSFKEMNNLELGDIQSSFSQFHKAYIENELNQKLHPYSEEINVGKSSQTENANRLAALYEQQKLEKIKLNLSDIQYKRSLQLYEKGVISKYDLDLQKGNNLQAKQSYDQTNSTISQQKEAINQARKQVVASQISQEKADVTTLSSLFQALDELKKSIHVWKQNYLFVANYDGTFRFQNSWKENQLIKTGDLFATILPENQGEYLGNLKVPLQNSGKIQTNQKVLIKLDNFPYQEYGMLEGRVQSMSTITDKDGNYFIEVAIPKGLKTTYDKEIKFDKELTGSADIITEEMRLIERVFYQFRKLVQR from the coding sequence ATGGCATCAAAAAATGTTTTAGACGATATAGAATTACGATCTGAATCTGTTCAGGAAGTACTGTCAAATCCGCCGGCGTGGATTGTTCGTTATGGAATTTCCATCATTTTTGCACTAATAATAGCGTTTGTTATAGGTTGTTGGTTTGTAAAATATCCTGACGTAATAGCAGCAAAAGCGGTAATTACTTCCAATTATCCACCGGAAAGATTGGAATCTAAAGTTAATTCAAGAATTGTTAAGTTGTGTATTCCTAACTCTTCAAAAGTTAAAAAAGGAACCGTAGTTGCGATTTTAGAAAGTACAGCAAATTTTGAAGATGTTTTGAAACTGGATAAAATTGTAGCATCAATTCCTTCTGATTATCAAACGTTTTATTTTTCCTTTAAGGAAATGAATAATTTGGAATTGGGAGATATTCAATCTTCTTTCAGTCAGTTTCATAAAGCCTATATTGAGAATGAACTCAATCAGAAACTTCATCCATATTCTGAAGAAATAAATGTGGGCAAAAGTTCACAAACTGAAAACGCAAATAGATTAGCGGCTTTGTATGAACAGCAAAAACTGGAAAAAATAAAGCTGAATTTAAGTGATATTCAATACAAAAGATCGCTTCAATTATATGAAAAAGGCGTGATTTCGAAGTATGATTTAGACCTTCAAAAAGGAAATAATTTGCAGGCTAAACAAAGTTATGATCAGACTAACTCGACAATTTCTCAACAAAAAGAAGCTATAAATCAAGCCAGAAAACAAGTTGTGGCAAGCCAGATTTCGCAAGAAAAAGCAGATGTTACAACTTTAAGTTCTTTGTTCCAGGCATTAGACGAATTGAAAAAAAGCATCCATGTTTGGAAACAAAACTATCTATTTGTGGCAAATTATGACGGAACTTTTAGATTTCAGAATTCATGGAAAGAAAATCAACTTATAAAAACCGGAGATTTATTTGCAACAATATTACCGGAAAATCAAGGAGAATATCTGGGCAATTTAAAAGTTCCTTTGCAGAATTCGGGTAAAATTCAAACCAATCAAAAAGTATTAATCAAATTAGATAATTTTCCATATCAGGAATACGGAATGCTGGAAGGACGTGTTCAATCGATGTCAACAATTACAGACAAAGACGGAAATTATTTTATTGAAGTCGCCATACCAAAAGGATTAAAAACGACTTATGACAAAGAGATAAAATTTGATAAAGAATTAACCGGTTCTGCAGATATCATCACTGAGGAAATGCGCTTGATTGAGCGTGTTTTTTATCAATTCAGGAAATTAGTTCAAAGATAA
- a CDS encoding peptidase domain-containing ABC transporter: MKPFPFYKQPDAKDCGPTCLRIIAKYYGKVIELQQIRNLSETTREGSSLLGLSDAGEALGFRTLGIKNNFETLKNEMPLPCIVHWNNQHFVVVYKMKQDKVYVSDPSHGLIIYSREEFIKFWIGKNAHEKTEEGIALLLEPTPEFYKNEWDAENSKRSFSYLTKYLFRYKGLVIQLIVGLAAASLFSLLFPFLTQSIVDVGIQTQDLNFIYLILLAQLMLFAGQTAIEVLRSWIMLHLSTRIHISLVSDFFIKLMKLPISYFDSRMTGDIMQRIGDNRRIEQLLTGSSLNVMFSLLNLVVFSFVLVFYNFQLFLVFLIGSIVYLAWILFFLKKRKELDYKRFSQVSNEQSKVMELINGMQEIKMHNAEKQKRWGWEFVQIRLFKVNMQSLTLEQWQSVGSNFINHLKDLLITFFSATLVVKGELTLGMMMSVQYIIGQLNNPLMQMVSFVRSLQDAKISLERLGEIHDKEDEEDLLNPKIHDLGHSDICIKNLSFRYTGNPNYVLEDLNLFIPKQKTTAIVGTSGSGKTTLLKLLMKFYEPNMGEILLENMKFNTISPSAWRGKCGVVMQDGFIFNDTIANNIAVGDDYVDKKRLLHAIETANIKGFIESLPLSYNTQIGNEGTGISGGQKQRLLIARAVYKNPDYLFFDEATSSLDANNEKVIMENLNQFLVGKTAIIIAHRLSTVKNADQIVVLEKGKIVEIGTHKELVLAQKNYYELVKNQLELGN, encoded by the coding sequence ATAAAACCATTCCCTTTTTATAAACAGCCGGATGCTAAGGATTGCGGCCCTACTTGTTTACGAATTATCGCAAAATATTATGGAAAAGTAATTGAACTTCAGCAAATACGTAATCTTTCTGAAACTACTCGTGAAGGCAGTAGTTTATTAGGATTAAGTGATGCTGGAGAAGCCTTAGGATTTAGAACTCTTGGTATAAAAAACAATTTTGAAACTTTAAAAAATGAAATGCCTTTACCTTGTATTGTTCATTGGAATAATCAGCATTTTGTGGTGGTTTATAAAATGAAACAAGACAAAGTTTATGTATCTGACCCTAGTCATGGATTAATAATATATTCTAGGGAAGAGTTTATTAAGTTCTGGATTGGCAAAAATGCACATGAAAAAACAGAAGAAGGTATTGCACTTTTATTAGAACCAACGCCGGAGTTCTACAAAAACGAATGGGATGCTGAAAATTCGAAAAGAAGTTTTAGTTATTTAACAAAATATCTGTTTCGTTATAAAGGTTTAGTAATTCAGTTAATAGTTGGATTGGCGGCCGCAAGTTTGTTTTCGTTATTGTTTCCGTTTCTTACCCAAAGTATCGTTGATGTAGGTATTCAGACTCAGGATTTAAACTTTATCTATTTAATTCTTTTAGCTCAATTAATGCTTTTTGCCGGTCAAACGGCGATCGAAGTCCTTCGTTCCTGGATAATGCTGCATTTGAGTACAAGAATTCATATTTCGTTGGTTTCTGATTTTTTTATAAAACTCATGAAATTGCCAATTAGTTACTTTGATAGCCGTATGACTGGCGATATAATGCAGCGAATAGGAGATAACCGCAGAATTGAACAATTGCTAACCGGCAGCTCACTCAACGTAATGTTTTCGCTGCTAAATCTGGTGGTGTTTAGCTTCGTGCTGGTTTTTTATAATTTCCAGTTGTTTTTGGTGTTTTTAATAGGCAGTATCGTTTATCTCGCTTGGATTTTATTTTTTCTGAAAAAACGAAAAGAACTGGATTATAAGCGTTTTTCACAAGTTTCAAATGAACAGTCAAAAGTCATGGAACTTATAAACGGAATGCAGGAAATTAAAATGCACAATGCCGAAAAACAAAAACGTTGGGGATGGGAATTTGTCCAAATACGTCTTTTTAAAGTCAACATGCAATCTCTTACGCTGGAACAATGGCAATCTGTAGGATCAAATTTTATTAATCATCTTAAAGATTTACTGATTACTTTTTTTTCGGCAACCTTAGTTGTTAAAGGAGAATTGACATTAGGAATGATGATGTCTGTTCAATATATTATAGGGCAGCTAAATAACCCATTAATGCAAATGGTAAGTTTTGTACGCTCGCTTCAGGATGCCAAGATAAGTTTAGAGCGTCTGGGTGAAATTCATGATAAAGAAGATGAAGAAGATCTATTGAATCCTAAGATCCATGATTTAGGGCATTCAGATATCTGTATTAAGAATTTATCTTTTAGATATACTGGAAATCCTAATTATGTTCTGGAAGATTTAAACTTATTTATACCCAAGCAAAAGACCACGGCTATTGTAGGAACCAGTGGAAGCGGTAAAACAACTTTGCTAAAACTTCTGATGAAATTTTATGAACCTAATATGGGCGAGATTCTTCTTGAGAATATGAAATTCAATACTATTTCGCCAAGCGCCTGGAGAGGAAAATGCGGAGTTGTAATGCAAGACGGATTTATTTTTAATGATACAATTGCCAATAATATTGCAGTAGGCGATGATTATGTAGATAAAAAAAGACTTCTGCACGCGATCGAAACTGCTAACATTAAGGGCTTTATCGAAAGTTTGCCATTATCTTATAATACACAAATTGGAAATGAAGGTACAGGAATTTCCGGAGGACAAAAGCAGCGACTTTTGATTGCCAGAGCAGTTTATAAAAATCCCGATTATTTGTTTTTTGATGAAGCAACTTCTTCGCTTGACGCAAATAATGAAAAGGTAATCATGGAAAATCTAAATCAGTTTTTGGTCGGTAAAACGGCAATTATTATCGCACATCGATTATCGACCGTAAAAAATGCCGATCAGATTGTGGTTCTTGAAAAAGGAAAAATCGTCGAAATAGGAACGCATAAAGAACTTGTTCTTGCTCAGAAAAACTACTACGAATTAGTGAAAAATCAATTAGAATTAGGGAATTAA
- a CDS encoding vitamin K epoxide reductase family protein — MTDFFYLKKYLQEHKYYEFEEKILFELESHPDYPSLVAIVDVFNYYDIENIAARVDQSELINLPETFLSVFCTHTGNEIVYTKKRGQNFEIQFANGFIQKLSRTEYLEGWNGMIVAIEENENNEIESNVFSQNIRLFLFGISIIALLQIYSINLSNPVLSISYGLTSFAGLFISFFLVREDLGFNDVSVSRICQASKKTSCKEVLSSKGAKIFGNLKLSDVSLIYFSVLTVFSVFTVFTDSFVIYGWLAFFSIPVLFYSVFAQYFIVKKWCVLCLGIAIVLILQILLISIYGFNTAILSLTVLKKVVSFLFVFTLASFTFLEIKRLVKQGLINKSIEVKYNQIKRKYPVFRALADNDESINQYTLEEMEAIVIGQDNAPIELNAVLSASCIHCHKVYQNLIKLWNKNPEQLKIKLVFNINAENVNNPYNIIYKQAVSYYLSGDYDKMMALLHDWHIERIDFEMWKSRWINDQSEIGIEIIQHQYHWCLENKVFHTPAIILNGQLLPNEYEVHELNFFIDNLIKEKTPVL; from the coding sequence ATGACAGACTTTTTTTATTTGAAAAAATATCTTCAGGAACATAAATATTATGAATTCGAAGAGAAGATATTGTTTGAATTAGAATCACATCCTGATTATCCAAGTTTAGTAGCAATTGTTGATGTATTCAATTATTATGATATCGAAAATATTGCGGCAAGAGTAGATCAAAGTGAGCTGATAAATTTACCCGAAACGTTTCTTTCGGTTTTTTGTACACATACGGGAAATGAAATTGTTTACACAAAAAAAAGAGGACAGAATTTTGAAATTCAATTTGCAAATGGTTTTATTCAAAAGCTTTCCAGAACGGAATATCTTGAAGGATGGAACGGAATGATTGTAGCTATTGAGGAAAATGAAAATAATGAAATAGAAAGCAATGTCTTTTCTCAAAATATCCGTTTGTTTCTGTTTGGTATTAGTATCATTGCGTTATTGCAGATTTATAGTATAAATTTATCAAACCCAGTTTTGTCAATCAGTTACGGCTTAACCTCTTTTGCAGGATTATTTATCAGCTTTTTTTTAGTTAGAGAAGATTTAGGTTTTAATGATGTCTCGGTTTCAAGAATATGTCAGGCGTCAAAAAAAACAAGTTGCAAAGAAGTGCTATCGTCTAAAGGAGCAAAAATATTTGGTAATTTAAAGCTAAGTGATGTATCACTAATTTACTTTTCTGTTTTAACAGTTTTTTCCGTTTTTACAGTATTTACAGATAGTTTTGTTATTTATGGCTGGTTAGCATTTTTTAGTATTCCCGTGTTGTTTTACTCTGTTTTTGCTCAATATTTTATCGTAAAAAAATGGTGTGTTTTGTGTTTAGGTATTGCAATTGTATTAATACTTCAGATTTTATTAATTTCAATTTACGGCTTTAATACAGCAATCTTAAGTTTGACAGTTTTAAAGAAAGTCGTTTCATTTTTGTTTGTTTTTACATTGGCAAGTTTTACTTTTTTAGAAATTAAAAGATTGGTAAAACAAGGTTTAATTAATAAAAGTATTGAAGTAAAATACAACCAAATCAAAAGAAAATATCCCGTTTTTAGAGCCTTAGCAGATAATGACGAAAGTATAAATCAGTATACTTTAGAAGAGATGGAAGCAATTGTAATAGGTCAGGATAATGCCCCAATTGAGCTCAATGCTGTTCTTAGTGCTTCTTGTATACATTGCCACAAAGTCTATCAAAACTTAATAAAATTATGGAATAAAAATCCGGAGCAATTAAAAATAAAACTTGTTTTTAATATAAACGCCGAAAATGTAAACAATCCCTATAATATTATTTATAAGCAGGCGGTGAGTTATTACCTATCCGGAGATTATGACAAAATGATGGCGTTATTGCATGATTGGCACATAGAGAGAATAGATTTTGAAATGTGGAAATCACGATGGATAAATGATCAATCTGAAATAGGAATAGAAATAATACAACATCAATACCATTGGTGTCTTGAAAATAAAGTTTTTCACACTCCTGCAATTATTTTAAACGGGCAACTGCTGCCAAATGAGTATGAAGTCCACGAACTAAATTTTTTTATTGATAATTTAATAAAAGAGAAAACCCCAGTACTTTGA
- a CDS encoding DUF6734 family protein: MKIIQSFWSQNLTNPLAENYGWLSEPHNWLSWILSANQLAKFYKVELYTDQKGYEILIDKLQLPYHKVHVVLDELNHYHKSLWAMPKIKTYSLQNEPFLHVDGDVFIWKEFSDDLLSGDFITQNLEITTEYYEEMWKDIYPNLVFVPNEMKDYINNHNNYAYNMGIIGGNNYDYFKKYAAISSDFVDNNKSVWNSINGFNFNIFFEQVLFYNMVKESSEKVNCLFLDTPNDNNYIGFGDFDKVPHQKSYLHLLGTYKKSVSICNNLETYVIKEYPQYFERLRKLFPSHFSHYNLSFDSSKNLDLKNEFKLQNAFKTKQELSSEYIIGRNFMALEFPQEFDDLITQNRAFELLKLSEVVIGDVFNEELNENLRSVIVPELGEMMSRLSIDEIDELILQELDKPILYDELIVNMTAYLEEDVDEQGRKDFIELIQNRIRFFLVEKVLFLKIMVEETDLIPSK; encoded by the coding sequence ATGAAGATAATTCAATCATTTTGGTCGCAAAATCTGACGAATCCATTAGCAGAAAATTATGGATGGCTTTCAGAACCTCATAATTGGCTAAGCTGGATATTGAGTGCTAATCAATTAGCTAAATTTTATAAAGTAGAATTATATACAGATCAAAAAGGATATGAAATATTAATAGATAAGCTTCAATTGCCTTATCATAAAGTTCATGTTGTTTTGGATGAACTCAATCATTATCATAAAAGTCTTTGGGCAATGCCTAAAATTAAGACTTATAGTCTTCAAAATGAACCTTTTTTGCATGTTGACGGAGATGTATTTATTTGGAAAGAGTTTTCGGATGACTTATTAAGTGGTGATTTTATTACTCAGAATTTAGAAATTACAACCGAATATTATGAAGAAATGTGGAAGGATATCTATCCTAATTTAGTTTTCGTTCCCAATGAAATGAAAGATTATATTAATAATCATAATAATTATGCCTACAATATGGGGATAATAGGAGGTAATAATTATGATTATTTCAAGAAATATGCAGCCATTTCTTCTGATTTTGTGGATAATAATAAATCAGTTTGGAATTCGATTAATGGGTTTAATTTCAATATTTTTTTTGAACAAGTATTGTTTTATAACATGGTAAAAGAGTCTTCTGAGAAAGTTAATTGCTTGTTTTTGGACACTCCAAATGATAATAATTATATAGGATTTGGAGATTTTGACAAAGTTCCTCATCAAAAAAGCTATCTGCATTTATTAGGGACTTATAAAAAAAGTGTGAGTATTTGCAATAATCTGGAAACTTATGTTATCAAAGAATATCCGCAATATTTTGAACGCTTAAGAAAATTGTTCCCTTCTCATTTTTCGCACTACAATTTATCTTTTGATTCCTCTAAAAATCTGGATTTGAAAAATGAATTCAAATTGCAAAATGCTTTCAAAACAAAACAAGAACTTTCAAGTGAGTATATTATAGGAAGAAATTTTATGGCATTGGAATTTCCACAAGAATTTGATGATTTAATTACTCAAAACAGAGCTTTTGAATTACTAAAATTATCGGAGGTTGTAATAGGAGATGTTTTCAACGAAGAATTAAATGAAAATTTAAGATCGGTTATTGTGCCTGAATTGGGAGAGATGATGTCGCGTTTAAGTATAGACGAAATTGATGAATTGATTTTACAGGAATTAGACAAACCAATACTTTATGATGAGCTCATTGTTAATATGACTGCTTATCTGGAAGAGGATGTAGACGAACAGGGAAGAAAAGATTTTATTGAATTGATTCAGAACCGAATCCGATTTTTTCTAGTTGAGAAAGTACTTTTTTTAAAAATAATGGTCGAAGAAACAGATTTAATTCCATCAAAATGA
- a CDS encoding DUF6625 family protein, which produces MNKIVLLNCYLGKLPWYFDFFLKSCESNPSVDFIVFSNDEENRTLPGNVKIIKFSLETFNSLASKKLNLEVEITNAYKICDFKPAFGVIFQEEISSYDFWGVCDIDLVFGRIREFMTEDLLDNYDVISVKDSFPSGYFLLFRNNEIINNLFKKSKDHKLIFTSNENYCFDECGGAYDEVISGINILDVPTKTESIHHVLAKEQNNIRVHFDLFIIEGTPGKIKWENGILSYKNEYEVLLYHFSSYKNNVFSNMKKWKKIPECFYIDKYNIRKYSNYNISAKWTDSIKPNLKKFLLRIDMSCSKFLNIKPMLTIEKGKYSYMNRDIFIGKNEKEQNYVCYQDNGNQFDLVKMIFHAKYFFNTDTKQYYKDEKNSFSEVLLDGNLIKYSKS; this is translated from the coding sequence ATGAATAAAATAGTATTACTAAACTGTTATCTGGGAAAACTGCCATGGTATTTTGATTTTTTCCTGAAATCCTGCGAATCCAATCCAAGTGTTGACTTTATTGTTTTCTCAAATGATGAAGAAAACAGAACACTTCCCGGAAATGTAAAAATCATAAAATTTTCATTAGAAACGTTTAATTCTCTTGCCTCGAAAAAGCTTAATCTGGAAGTAGAAATTACTAATGCATATAAGATTTGTGATTTTAAACCAGCCTTTGGAGTTATTTTTCAGGAGGAAATTTCGAGCTATGATTTTTGGGGCGTTTGCGATATCGATCTTGTTTTTGGGAGAATCAGAGAATTTATGACAGAGGATTTACTTGATAATTATGATGTGATCTCGGTCAAAGATTCTTTTCCTTCCGGATATTTTTTGCTTTTTAGAAACAACGAGATAATAAATAATCTGTTCAAAAAAAGTAAAGATCATAAACTCATTTTTACATCAAATGAGAATTATTGTTTTGATGAATGTGGAGGAGCTTATGACGAAGTAATTTCAGGAATAAATATTCTGGATGTGCCTACAAAAACAGAAAGTATTCATCATGTTTTAGCTAAAGAACAAAATAATATCAGAGTTCATTTTGATTTATTTATAATCGAAGGAACGCCGGGAAAAATAAAATGGGAGAATGGGATTTTAAGTTATAAAAATGAGTACGAAGTTCTATTGTACCATTTTAGCAGTTACAAGAACAACGTTTTTTCGAATATGAAAAAATGGAAAAAAATACCGGAGTGCTTTTACATTGATAAATACAATATAAGAAAATATTCAAATTACAATATCTCTGCTAAATGGACCGACAGTATAAAGCCAAATCTTAAAAAATTTCTTTTGAGAATAGATATGTCCTGTTCTAAATTTTTGAATATAAAACCAATGCTAACTATAGAAAAAGGCAAGTATTCATATATGAACAGAGATATTTTTATTGGCAAAAATGAGAAAGAACAAAATTATGTATGTTATCAGGATAACGGCAATCAATTTGATTTAGTCAAAATGATTTTTCATGCTAAATATTTTTTTAACACAGATACCAAACAATATTATAAAGATGAAAAAAATAGTTTCTCAGAGGTATTGCTTGACGGAAACTTAATTAAATACTCCAAATCATAA